A portion of the Achromobacter sp. MFA1 R4 genome contains these proteins:
- a CDS encoding 5'-nucleotidase C-terminal domain-containing protein, with translation MKPHLRKIFAVTASVALVAGLSACGGDDDDDDAAPGTPPQASVPQGATLDVAILGTTDLHANVLGYDYYKLAEDKSYGMDRTATLIANARKQHPNTLLFDNGDTVQGTALSDYQALVSPVQCSDMIAIYMQMKLLSYDAATMGNHEFNYGLPFLSQITNVDFGLDGIGKGTAQTNPTGAKDCAAPAFPFVSANVVSAASKQPIFKPWVLLNKTFQATDASGKAIDVPLKVGVIGFAPPPIMQWDKANLEGHVEVTGWKETAARYVPEMKAAGADLVVALAHGGIDLATAYSPDMENGAAYLTQVAGIDALITGHQHLLFPDTNAKSRFAGQPGVELEKGLINGVPTVQAGQWGNNLGQITLKLTYDQGWKVQKDATQVQRISTRLTAQSGATPATYVEPDSAVQQLVQAEHAATIDYVKTPIGQSQFDMATYYALAGDVSALQIVNMAQIDYLTDYIAKNSPSYAGLPILSAAAPFKGGRNGPGDFTYVKQGNVAINNAADLYLYPNTLQVVRVSGDIVRQWLEKTAEQFKQIDPAQVAPQDLIDTSFPTFNFDVLYAAGNALRYEIDVTQPKGSRITALTYNGAPLDLTAQFLVVTNNYRASGGGDFPGLAGGKGDIVLQAPDASRDVLISYIKKNPVLDLATFGLDRSWRFKQVSTLAGPVVFSSVPGTLAMATAHGVTNVSVYDATPDATTQLSRYAVDLSQ, from the coding sequence GTGAAGCCACACCTACGCAAGATCTTTGCAGTGACGGCCAGCGTTGCGCTGGTCGCCGGCCTGTCCGCCTGCGGCGGCGATGACGATGACGACGACGCCGCGCCCGGCACACCGCCGCAGGCGAGCGTGCCGCAGGGCGCGACGCTCGACGTTGCGATCCTGGGCACCACCGACCTGCACGCCAACGTGCTGGGCTACGACTATTACAAGCTGGCCGAGGACAAAAGCTACGGCATGGACCGCACGGCCACGCTGATCGCCAATGCGCGCAAGCAGCATCCGAACACGCTGCTGTTCGACAACGGCGATACGGTGCAAGGCACCGCCCTGTCGGACTACCAGGCGCTGGTGTCGCCGGTGCAGTGTTCCGACATGATCGCGATCTACATGCAGATGAAGCTGCTGTCGTACGACGCAGCCACGATGGGCAACCACGAGTTCAACTACGGCCTGCCCTTCCTGTCGCAGATCACCAACGTGGACTTCGGGCTGGACGGCATCGGCAAGGGCACGGCGCAGACCAACCCGACGGGCGCGAAGGACTGCGCGGCGCCGGCGTTCCCCTTCGTGTCCGCCAATGTGGTGTCGGCGGCTTCCAAGCAGCCGATCTTCAAGCCGTGGGTGCTGCTGAACAAAACGTTCCAGGCGACGGACGCCAGCGGCAAGGCCATCGACGTGCCGCTCAAGGTGGGCGTGATCGGATTTGCGCCCCCGCCCATCATGCAATGGGACAAGGCCAACCTTGAAGGCCACGTGGAAGTCACGGGCTGGAAGGAGACGGCGGCGCGCTACGTGCCGGAAATGAAGGCCGCGGGCGCGGACCTGGTGGTGGCGCTGGCGCATGGCGGCATCGACCTCGCGACGGCGTACAGTCCGGATATGGAAAACGGCGCAGCCTACTTGACCCAGGTGGCCGGCATCGACGCGCTGATCACGGGCCACCAGCATCTGCTGTTTCCCGACACGAATGCCAAGTCGCGATTCGCCGGCCAGCCGGGCGTCGAGCTCGAAAAAGGCCTGATCAATGGCGTGCCGACCGTGCAGGCCGGCCAGTGGGGCAACAACCTCGGCCAGATCACGCTCAAGCTCACGTACGACCAAGGCTGGAAGGTGCAGAAGGACGCCACGCAGGTGCAGCGCATCTCGACGCGCCTGACGGCGCAAAGCGGCGCCACGCCCGCCACGTATGTGGAACCGGACAGCGCCGTGCAGCAACTGGTGCAGGCCGAACACGCCGCGACGATCGACTACGTCAAGACGCCGATCGGCCAGAGCCAGTTCGACATGGCCACGTACTACGCGCTGGCCGGCGACGTGTCGGCGCTGCAGATCGTGAACATGGCGCAGATCGATTACCTGACGGACTACATCGCGAAGAACAGCCCGTCGTATGCAGGACTGCCGATCCTGTCGGCCGCCGCGCCCTTCAAGGGCGGACGCAACGGCCCCGGCGACTTCACGTATGTGAAGCAGGGCAACGTCGCCATCAACAACGCGGCCGACCTGTACCTGTACCCCAACACGCTGCAGGTGGTGCGGGTCAGCGGCGACATCGTGCGCCAGTGGCTGGAAAAGACGGCCGAACAGTTCAAGCAGATCGACCCCGCCCAGGTCGCGCCGCAGGATCTGATCGACACCAGCTTCCCGACGTTCAATTTCGACGTCCTGTACGCGGCGGGCAATGCGCTGCGGTATGAAATCGACGTGACGCAGCCCAAGGGCTCGCGCATCACGGCGCTGACGTACAACGGCGCGCCGCTGGATCTGACCGCGCAATTCCTGGTGGTCACCAACAACTACCGCGCCAGCGGCGGCGGTGATTTTCCCGGCCTGGCCGGCGGCAAGGGCGACATCGTGCTGCAGGCTCCCGACGCAAGCCGCGACGTGCTGATCAGCTACATCAAGAAGAACCCGGTGCTGGATCTGGCCACCTTCGGCCTGGACCGCAGCTGGCGCTTCAAGCAGGTCAGCACGCTGGCCGGGCCCGTGGTGTTCTCGTCGGTGCCCGGCACGCTGGCGATGGCCACCGCGCATGGCGTGACCAACGTGTCGGTCTACGACGCCACGCCGGACGCCACGACGCAGCTTTCGCGCTACGCGGTCGATCTCAGCCAGTAA
- the thiM gene encoding hydroxyethylthiazole kinase: MTPTDLQALALPSQSLLAAVRRDAPLVQCLTNYVSMNYAANAVLAIGASPAMVHAEEEAPEFARIAGALVINIGTLSAPWLQSMLLTAQAAKAAGTPWVLDPVAHHATAFRRDAIARLLDLEPAIIRGNASEIIALAGGRSAGRGVDARDAVAQAEQSARDIAAHRQTVVAVTGEVDYVTDGARAVRIAGGSPLMPRVTATGCALSAVVGAFAAVSRDDPYVAAVAALSCFAIAGQRAAVHAEGPGSFAWRFLDALAALEVDCLTRESPLR, from the coding sequence ATGACACCCACCGATCTTCAGGCCCTCGCCCTCCCGTCCCAAAGCCTCCTTGCCGCCGTGCGCCGCGACGCGCCGCTCGTGCAGTGCCTGACCAATTACGTCTCCATGAACTACGCGGCCAATGCCGTGCTGGCCATCGGCGCGTCGCCCGCCATGGTGCATGCCGAAGAGGAAGCGCCAGAATTCGCGCGCATCGCCGGCGCGCTGGTCATCAATATCGGCACCTTGTCCGCGCCCTGGCTGCAAAGCATGCTGCTGACCGCGCAAGCTGCGAAAGCAGCGGGCACGCCCTGGGTGCTCGATCCCGTCGCCCATCACGCCACCGCGTTCCGGCGCGACGCCATCGCGCGGCTGCTCGACCTTGAACCCGCCATCATCCGCGGCAATGCCTCGGAGATCATTGCGCTGGCTGGCGGCCGCAGCGCCGGCCGGGGCGTGGACGCCCGCGACGCCGTGGCGCAGGCCGAGCAGTCGGCCCGGGACATCGCCGCGCACCGCCAGACCGTGGTGGCGGTGACGGGCGAGGTCGACTACGTCACCGACGGCGCGCGCGCGGTGCGGATCGCGGGCGGTTCGCCGCTGATGCCGCGCGTGACCGCGACCGGCTGCGCATTGAGCGCGGTCGTCGGCGCTTTTGCCGCCGTGTCGCGCGACGATCCCTACGTTGCCGCCGTGGCCGCCCTCTCCTGCTTCGCCATCGCGGGCCAGCGCGCCGCCGTCCACGCGGAAGGACCGGGGTCGTTCGCATGGCGGTTCCTGGACGCGCTGGCGGCGCTGGAAGTCGATTGCCTGACCCGCGAGTCGCCGCTGCGTTGA
- a CDS encoding DUF2846 domain-containing protein has protein sequence MYRTPKNVLKMAVACGALLAATGCANVPLAPEESNQKAKTFAAPDEGKSGLFVYRDSYVGKALKKDVYVDGNCIGETADRVFFYTQVEGDKPHKVSTESEFSPNDLLVTMEAGKNYFVRQFIKMGVFVGGAGLEQVTEEEGKRVISKPEVKLATQGQCG, from the coding sequence ATGTATCGAACCCCGAAGAATGTGCTGAAAATGGCCGTTGCCTGCGGCGCCCTGCTTGCAGCAACCGGATGCGCCAATGTTCCGCTGGCGCCTGAAGAGAGCAACCAGAAGGCCAAGACCTTTGCGGCGCCTGACGAAGGCAAGTCCGGACTATTCGTTTATCGGGACAGCTACGTCGGCAAAGCGCTGAAGAAAGACGTGTATGTCGATGGAAACTGCATTGGCGAAACCGCCGACCGGGTTTTCTTCTACACCCAGGTCGAAGGCGACAAACCGCATAAGGTGTCGACCGAATCAGAGTTTTCCCCGAACGATCTCCTGGTGACCATGGAGGCGGGCAAAAACTACTTCGTGCGGCAGTTCATCAAAATGGGCGTATTCGTCGGCGGGGCCGGCCTTGAACAAGTCACAGAAGAAGAAGGAAAGCGCGTGATTTCCAAGCCGGAGGTCAAACTGGCCACGCAAGGTCAGTGCGGCTGA
- a CDS encoding PA2169 family four-helix-bundle protein, translating into MADHVTKVLNDLIEISKDGEKGFAAAAEDTKTPELRELFGNRSRDCAAGAAELQALVAQLGEKPEDSGTVSGAMHRGWTNLKAAVASRTDLVLLEECERGEDVAKAAYSKALKEMLPENIRAVVERQYQGVLRNHDQIRDLRDRYRAAT; encoded by the coding sequence ATGGCCGACCATGTGACCAAGGTGTTGAACGATCTCATCGAAATCTCGAAGGATGGCGAGAAGGGCTTCGCGGCTGCGGCCGAAGACACGAAGACCCCTGAACTTCGGGAACTCTTCGGGAACCGTTCGCGCGATTGCGCGGCGGGCGCTGCCGAGCTGCAGGCCCTGGTGGCCCAGTTGGGCGAGAAGCCGGAAGATAGCGGCACGGTGTCCGGCGCGATGCACCGGGGCTGGACCAACCTGAAGGCCGCCGTCGCAAGCCGCACGGACCTCGTGCTGCTCGAAGAGTGCGAGCGCGGCGAGGACGTGGCAAAAGCCGCCTACAGCAAGGCGCTGAAGGAAATGCTGCCGGAGAACATCCGCGCGGTGGTCGAACGCCAGTACCAGGGGGTGCTGCGCAACCACGATCAGATCCGCGACCTGCGCGACCGCTACCGCGCCGCGACTTGA
- a CDS encoding M28 family peptidase — translation MTSWQQAAAGDSALMNDFQTICGFGGRLSGTGQDEAAMEWALTRLREIGPDVRRVSVPYDGWRCLASSLTLLGGKPANLECVPLLRSASTAPEGLEGTVLDLGAGRPEDFERAGDAVRGKIVLVRHEYPFSQGHVHRRRKYDMAVAQGAVAFLIANPLPGAGPLSGSSGRPRDGAGIPAAYIDHEAALALAAQPGARVRLHIQGEELRDSMACAGILDLPGGRDSRIVISAHMDGHDLGCSALDNATGVAVALAAARILEPRLGPGTPGLRICFFTAEEWALAGSARYLADMPATERDTLKFNINLDTVAGDDTLCALISEYPALAGVVDGAAARAGVAVSHWLPFMPNSDHANFAKHGIPALRLVAGFEKPESRVRHILSRGDVAGIIHEDELRNALAVTCAMASLALDMSDDDLDALKAGSTCPRV, via the coding sequence ATGACATCCTGGCAACAGGCGGCGGCCGGCGACTCGGCCCTGATGAACGATTTTCAGACCATTTGCGGTTTTGGCGGACGCCTGTCCGGCACCGGGCAGGACGAGGCGGCCATGGAATGGGCGCTGACGCGCCTGCGGGAGATTGGACCCGATGTCCGGCGGGTCAGCGTGCCCTACGATGGCTGGCGCTGTCTTGCCAGCAGCCTGACCCTGCTGGGCGGCAAGCCGGCGAACCTGGAATGCGTACCCCTGTTGCGTTCGGCCTCCACCGCACCGGAAGGACTGGAAGGCACGGTCCTGGACCTGGGCGCAGGCCGTCCGGAAGACTTCGAGCGCGCCGGCGATGCCGTGCGCGGCAAGATCGTGCTCGTGCGCCACGAGTATCCGTTTTCCCAAGGCCATGTGCATCGTCGCCGCAAGTACGACATGGCGGTGGCGCAAGGCGCGGTCGCTTTCCTGATCGCCAACCCGCTGCCCGGGGCCGGTCCCTTGTCCGGATCCTCGGGCCGGCCGCGCGACGGCGCGGGCATTCCGGCGGCCTACATCGATCACGAAGCGGCCCTGGCATTGGCTGCCCAGCCCGGCGCACGCGTGCGCCTGCACATCCAGGGCGAGGAACTGCGCGATTCGATGGCCTGCGCCGGCATCCTGGACCTTCCCGGCGGACGCGACAGCCGGATCGTCATCAGCGCGCACATGGACGGCCACGACCTGGGCTGCAGCGCGCTGGACAATGCCACCGGCGTCGCCGTTGCGCTGGCCGCGGCGCGCATCCTGGAGCCCAGGCTGGGCCCCGGCACGCCAGGCCTGCGCATCTGCTTCTTCACCGCCGAAGAATGGGCGCTGGCAGGATCGGCCCGCTATCTGGCCGATATGCCGGCTACGGAACGCGACACCTTGAAGTTCAACATCAACCTGGACACTGTCGCGGGCGACGACACCCTGTGCGCGCTGATCAGCGAATATCCGGCGCTGGCGGGCGTGGTGGACGGCGCCGCCGCGCGGGCCGGCGTGGCGGTGTCGCACTGGCTGCCCTTCATGCCCAATTCAGACCACGCCAATTTTGCGAAACACGGCATTCCCGCGCTGCGTCTGGTGGCCGGTTTCGAAAAGCCCGAGTCACGCGTGCGCCACATCCTGTCGCGCGGCGACGTAGCCGGCATCATCCACGAAGACGAATTGCGCAACGCGTTGGCGGTGACCTGCGCCATGGCGTCGCTGGCCCTGGACATGAGCGACGACGACCTGGACGCGTTGAAGGCCGGATCGACCTGCCCGCGCGTCTGA
- a CDS encoding tripartite tricarboxylate transporter substrate binding protein, translated as MSKWKNTLAALAAPLFLVSAQTVSAAYPDKPIKIVVPYSAGGSSDVVARAISDQLAAQLGQSVVVENRAGAGSMLGTAYVATEAPDGYTLLLADVPFTIVPALYKDRVKYDAKQDFAPITLLGLSPTYLFVNPAFEAQDVASLVAAATAKPDTISIGSGGNGSLTHLMAELFMLTTKTKLAHIPYKGASASVNDLAGGQIQASFTTMPTAVALYQGGKIKPLAVSAPTRQAGTPDVPTFQELGYPGLTVQSWWGLVAPSGTPADVQKKLADAMAKVMQSDAVKQRLSSVGMNLPPDTSAAALKALLAQDFQRWADVVQRANITFE; from the coding sequence ATGTCCAAGTGGAAAAACACCCTGGCCGCCCTGGCCGCTCCCCTCTTCCTGGTCAGCGCGCAAACCGTCTCGGCCGCCTATCCCGATAAGCCGATCAAGATCGTCGTGCCCTATTCGGCCGGCGGCAGTTCGGACGTGGTGGCCCGCGCCATCAGCGATCAACTGGCCGCCCAGCTTGGCCAATCGGTCGTTGTCGAAAACCGCGCCGGCGCGGGATCGATGCTGGGCACTGCCTATGTGGCCACCGAGGCGCCCGACGGCTACACCCTGCTGCTGGCCGACGTGCCGTTCACCATCGTTCCGGCGCTGTACAAGGACCGCGTGAAATACGATGCGAAGCAGGATTTCGCGCCGATCACGCTCTTGGGACTGTCGCCCACGTACCTGTTCGTCAATCCCGCGTTTGAAGCCCAGGACGTCGCGTCGCTGGTTGCAGCCGCCACGGCCAAGCCCGACACGATTTCCATCGGGTCGGGAGGCAATGGGTCCTTGACCCACCTGATGGCCGAACTGTTCATGCTGACCACCAAGACCAAGCTCGCGCACATCCCCTACAAGGGCGCGTCCGCGTCGGTCAATGATCTGGCCGGCGGACAGATCCAGGCCAGCTTCACCACCATGCCCACGGCCGTCGCGCTGTACCAGGGCGGAAAAATCAAGCCGCTTGCCGTGTCTGCGCCCACGCGCCAGGCCGGCACGCCCGATGTGCCGACGTTTCAGGAACTGGGTTATCCGGGATTGACCGTGCAGAGCTGGTGGGGCCTGGTGGCGCCGTCCGGAACGCCCGCAGACGTGCAGAAAAAGCTGGCGGACGCGATGGCCAAGGTCATGCAATCGGACGCCGTCAAACAACGGCTGTCCAGCGTGGGCATGAACCTGCCGCCGGATACGAGCGCCGCTGCCCTGAAGGCGTTGTTGGCGCAGGATTTCCAGCGCTGGGCCGACGTCGTGCAGCGCGCCAACATCACGTTCGAATAA
- a CDS encoding LysR substrate-binding domain-containing protein: MKGTRNSLSSLRIFLTAAETLNFSRAAEALNLTQSAVSKHVAALEDRLGTALFKRMPAGLRLTYAGALYLERISAAVRLIDEADALVANPASRVALNVAVSPSFAQFFLLPRLSEFFEAHPEIRVNIRPRLLHGRDRAERFDAEIQLHTGYVSGMSAQYLCGREMTLVAAPSLLQRHPVKSVDDIAQLPLLKRAQRGYGWDEWRADVAPLWSGPAATAAEYEGFSILLPAVMNGLGAGIMPLCMVLDQLKSGQLVRPFKETVEGRYGYHLMQPRPNVGGPYCQAFCDWVVARGQELNARARSYAGLA; this comes from the coding sequence ATGAAAGGCACCCGCAACTCGTTGTCCTCGCTGCGCATCTTCCTGACCGCCGCAGAAACGCTGAATTTCAGCCGCGCCGCCGAAGCGCTGAACCTGACCCAAAGCGCGGTCAGCAAGCACGTGGCGGCGTTGGAAGACCGCCTCGGCACGGCCCTCTTCAAGCGCATGCCCGCGGGCCTGCGTCTGACCTACGCCGGCGCCCTGTACCTGGAACGCATCAGCGCCGCGGTGCGCCTCATCGATGAGGCGGACGCGCTGGTGGCCAATCCCGCCTCGCGCGTCGCCCTCAACGTGGCGGTCTCTCCGTCCTTTGCCCAGTTCTTCCTGCTGCCGCGTCTGTCCGAATTCTTCGAGGCGCACCCCGAGATCCGCGTCAACATCCGTCCGCGCCTGTTGCATGGGCGTGACCGCGCGGAACGGTTCGACGCCGAAATCCAGCTTCACACCGGCTATGTGTCGGGCATGAGCGCGCAGTATCTGTGCGGCCGCGAGATGACGCTGGTGGCCGCGCCGTCGTTGCTGCAACGCCATCCCGTCAAATCCGTGGACGACATCGCGCAGTTGCCGTTGCTCAAGCGCGCCCAGCGCGGCTATGGCTGGGACGAATGGCGAGCCGATGTCGCGCCCCTGTGGTCGGGACCCGCCGCGACCGCGGCCGAGTACGAAGGCTTTTCGATCCTGCTGCCGGCCGTGATGAATGGACTGGGCGCGGGGATCATGCCGCTGTGCATGGTGCTGGACCAGTTGAAGTCTGGCCAACTGGTGCGCCCATTCAAAGAAACCGTGGAGGGCCGTTACGGCTATCACCTGATGCAGCCGCGCCCCAATGTGGGCGGTCCGTACTGCCAGGCGTTCTGCGACTGGGTCGTCGCGCGCGGGCAGGAACTCAATGCCCGGGCGCGCAGCTACGCGGGCCTGGCCTGA